A stretch of Desulfobacter hydrogenophilus DNA encodes these proteins:
- a CDS encoding transposase has product MKIRNEADVLINKLLPFVEKYTDSLNTELTQSSPGMTLSKSQKFWLGFCITGIILTSSINWAAFSRISVGLYKTTALSWMFRHSKIAWEHLFHLSLKIIFKVYCITKGVISIDDSDKKRSKCTTTIFGVHKIKDKSTGGFCMGQGLVFLVLITPKLSFPIGYAFHIPDPKISEWTKEDKKLKKAGVPKSERPKKPVRSEEYPTIPMIAKALLKIFVEKHPEIKIEAIVADALYGNAEFMDEASKIAGNAQVISQIRYNQNILLKSDKKSVETYFKNIQPIQKTIHVRGGKEVVVLIKSARIHVCAHKKKRFVIAIKYIGEKDYRYLAASDLTWRYPDIIDAFTLRWLVEVFIQDHKTNEGWGNLTKQPDEDGSYRSLTLSLLVDHCLLLHPDQVASINNKLHARTVGSLCDTVKVDCILSFVEQIIHSDDPESHFKQISVFLKEHFVKANDSQKHMNLNSWGNYQSAPSLKYKAFC; this is encoded by the coding sequence ATGAAAATAAGGAATGAGGCGGATGTGTTAATAAATAAGCTGTTGCCGTTTGTTGAAAAGTATACTGATTCACTGAATACTGAATTAACACAGTCATCCCCAGGAATGACCTTAAGCAAATCACAAAAATTCTGGCTGGGTTTCTGCATCACTGGAATCATCTTGACCAGCAGCATCAATTGGGCTGCTTTTTCACGTATCAGTGTGGGATTGTATAAAACTACAGCTCTTTCCTGGATGTTTCGCCATTCTAAAATTGCTTGGGAGCATCTGTTTCATCTCAGCCTTAAAATTATTTTCAAAGTATATTGCATTACCAAAGGTGTTATCAGTATTGATGATTCCGATAAAAAGCGCAGTAAATGCACAACAACAATTTTTGGAGTCCACAAAATAAAAGACAAATCAACGGGTGGTTTTTGCATGGGGCAAGGCTTAGTATTTTTGGTGTTGATAACACCAAAACTCAGCTTTCCAATTGGCTACGCCTTTCATATTCCTGATCCAAAAATCAGCGAATGGACCAAGGAGGATAAAAAATTAAAAAAGGCTGGCGTGCCAAAATCAGAACGCCCAAAAAAACCGGTGCGCTCAGAAGAATATCCTACCATTCCAATGATTGCCAAGGCTCTTTTAAAAATATTTGTAGAGAAACACCCGGAAATAAAAATAGAAGCGATTGTTGCAGATGCCTTATATGGGAATGCTGAGTTCATGGATGAAGCGTCTAAAATTGCAGGAAACGCCCAAGTTATCAGCCAAATAAGGTACAATCAAAATATTTTACTCAAGAGCGATAAAAAATCAGTTGAAACATATTTTAAAAATATTCAACCAATTCAAAAGACCATACATGTACGTGGAGGTAAAGAGGTTGTTGTACTCATTAAAAGTGCCAGAATACATGTGTGTGCTCATAAGAAAAAAAGATTTGTCATTGCAATAAAATACATTGGAGAAAAGGACTATCGGTATCTTGCCGCTTCGGATCTGACCTGGCGATATCCTGATATCATAGACGCATTTACACTCAGATGGTTAGTAGAGGTTTTTATTCAAGACCATAAGACGAATGAAGGCTGGGGAAATTTGACCAAACAACCTGATGAAGACGGGTCTTACAGAAGTTTGACCCTGAGTCTGTTGGTTGATCATTGTCTCCTGCTTCATCCTGACCAGGTGGCCTCGATAAATAACAAACTGCACGCAAGAACTGTTGGCAGCCTATGTGACACCGTCAAAGTTGACTGCATCTTATCCTTTGTCGAACAAATCATTCATAGTGATGACCCAGAATCCCATTTCAAGCAGATCTCGGTATTTTTAAAAGAGCATTTTGTAAAGGCAAACGATTCTCAAAAGCACATGAATCTAAATTCTTGGGGGAATTATCAATCCGCCCCATCATTAAAATACAAAGCATTCTGTTAG
- a CDS encoding transposase family protein gives MRAIRPRSQFNLQPAKKPKGKTLTLEQKVVNRGISKIRIRIEHVISGIKRYRIIKDQCPK, from the coding sequence ATGCGGGCGATACGCCCACGCTCCCAGTTTAATTTGCAACCAGCTAAAAAGCCAAAAGGCAAAACTTTAACTCTTGAGCAGAAAGTTGTAAATCGCGGTATTTCAAAAATAAGAATCAGAATAGAGCATGTTATAAGCGGCATCAAAAGGTACAGAATTATTAAAGACCAATGCCCAAAATAA
- a CDS encoding methyl-accepting chemotaxis protein, producing MLNKLNDLSLRTKLFIGFGLSCVLFIIAGIVVNTFNNKTIDELTTTEIEILPHMINFSEIRRDVEQIQSWLTDISATRAVPGYDDGFAEARTYYEDAVKRLDFAITEHEKYGETKIVSFLVTMKKSLDDYYEMGKKMAQAYIDGGPEAGNPMMEKFDPFAAKLSSMNEKLVTEHVDDLVQAFKALKEETRTTSKMLWFAILTVVILSVLTTLIIANPIVSTLVKIVGKIKDIASGEGDLTRRLDVMSKDEFGRLAKWFNVFMEKLQKIILQISGNSETIREFSKLGIVSNKQINKRMDKMLDSFGIISASCLKTNENMNSVAAAMEQASSSVDTVASGAEQMSSSVDEIAKNTAKARETTDETVRLATAISKEIDELGRAAIEIDQVTTTITDISAQTNLLALNATIEAARAGEAGKGFAVVASEIKGLAQQTAEATLEIRKKIEGVQKATNVTVTGINEVVSVIGDSSDVVNSIASAVEEQSAATREIASSAAQTASSIQDISHDPQ from the coding sequence ATGCTGAATAAACTGAACGATTTATCTTTACGGACAAAACTTTTCATCGGATTTGGATTATCCTGCGTTTTATTTATCATCGCCGGGATAGTGGTGAACACTTTCAACAACAAAACCATTGACGAATTGACCACTACAGAAATAGAGATACTGCCTCATATGATCAACTTCAGTGAAATCAGAAGAGATGTCGAACAGATACAGTCTTGGTTGACGGACATTTCCGCTACCCGGGCCGTTCCGGGATACGATGACGGCTTTGCTGAGGCCCGGACCTATTATGAGGATGCCGTGAAACGCCTTGATTTTGCCATTACCGAGCATGAAAAATATGGAGAAACAAAAATAGTCTCTTTTCTTGTGACCATGAAAAAAAGCCTGGATGATTATTATGAAATGGGCAAAAAAATGGCTCAGGCATATATTGACGGAGGACCTGAGGCAGGCAACCCCATGATGGAAAAATTCGACCCGTTTGCAGCCAAATTGTCTTCAATGAATGAAAAACTGGTGACCGAGCATGTGGATGATCTGGTGCAAGCATTTAAAGCCCTGAAGGAAGAAACCCGGACAACCTCAAAGATGCTCTGGTTTGCTATCTTGACGGTTGTCATCCTTTCCGTTCTCACGACCCTGATTATCGCAAACCCCATTGTATCGACTTTAGTCAAAATTGTGGGCAAGATCAAGGACATAGCATCAGGCGAAGGGGATTTGACCAGACGTCTTGACGTCATGTCAAAGGATGAATTCGGCAGGTTGGCAAAGTGGTTTAATGTGTTTATGGAAAAACTTCAGAAAATAATTTTGCAGATATCCGGCAACAGCGAAACCATCCGGGAATTTTCCAAGTTGGGGATCGTATCAAACAAGCAGATCAATAAACGGATGGATAAAATGTTGGACAGCTTTGGTATAATTTCAGCATCCTGTTTAAAGACGAACGAAAATATGAACTCTGTTGCCGCAGCAATGGAGCAGGCTTCCAGCAGTGTTGACACTGTGGCGTCGGGCGCAGAGCAAATGAGCAGTTCTGTTGATGAAATTGCAAAGAATACGGCAAAAGCAAGAGAAACCACCGACGAAACCGTAAGGCTTGCCACTGCCATCTCCAAGGAAATTGACGAACTTGGGCGTGCCGCCATAGAGATAGACCAGGTCACGACAACGATTACAGATATCTCCGCCCAAACCAATCTACTTGCCCTCAATGCAACCATTGAAGCGGCAAGGGCGGGGGAGGCCGGCAAGGGATTCGCTGTGGTGGCTTCTGAAATAAAAGGACTGGCCCAACAAACTGCAGAGGCTACATTGGAAATTCGCAAGAAGATTGAGGGAGTTCAAAAAGCAACAAATGTTACGGTGACAGGGATAAACGAAGTGGTATCGGTTATCGGAGATTCAAGTGACGTGGTAAATTCCATTGCCTCAGCAGTGGAAGAACAGTCTGCGGCAACCCGGGAAATCGCATCAAGCGCCGCTCAAACGGCTTCGAGTATCCAGGATATTAGTCATGACCCCCAGTGA
- the tnpA gene encoding IS200/IS605 family transposase, producing the protein MKDYKSLKHSKWYCKYHVVWIPKYRKKVIYGQLRRELGSILHGLAKQKECEIEEGHLMTDHVHMLISIPPKFAVAQVVGFIKGKSAIQIARQFCGKKRNYNGEKFWARGYFASTVGIDEQIVRAYIRHQEKEDQRCEQMNLFD; encoded by the coding sequence ATGAAAGATTATAAAAGTTTAAAGCATTCAAAGTGGTATTGCAAGTATCATGTGGTTTGGATTCCAAAATATCGGAAGAAAGTTATTTACGGGCAATTACGTCGGGAACTGGGGTCAATACTACATGGTTTGGCAAAACAAAAAGAATGCGAGATCGAAGAAGGACATTTGATGACAGACCATGTTCATATGCTGATCTCCATTCCACCCAAATTTGCCGTGGCTCAGGTAGTTGGGTTCATCAAGGGGAAAAGTGCTATTCAGATAGCACGTCAGTTTTGTGGTAAAAAAAGGAACTATAATGGTGAAAAATTTTGGGCCAGAGGTTATTTTGCATCAACAGTAGGAATCGACGAACAAATTGTTCGAGCATATATCCGGCATCAAGAAAAAGAGGATCAACGTTGCGAACAGATGAACTTGTTTGATTAA
- a CDS encoding CZB domain-containing protein — protein MIKTITTAVDKELKSVAEVSFYAVEAEINAEGMNELSESLEALSHQFHIGDKKFHIGEVKLAHLAWSTNLEAVIRGVKDMKPEDVTLHTECELGKWYFGEGKTYSSLDVYQEMGIWHEKIHNIAKEVVTLCANGEKEKALPLLEDFKEARVKLFATIDSIYVD, from the coding sequence ATGATCAAAACTATTACCACGGCCGTGGATAAGGAACTTAAATCCGTTGCCGAGGTCTCTTTTTATGCAGTTGAGGCAGAGATCAACGCCGAAGGAATGAATGAATTGTCAGAGTCCCTGGAGGCCCTGTCACATCAATTTCATATCGGGGACAAAAAATTCCACATCGGCGAAGTAAAACTGGCTCACCTTGCATGGAGTACAAATTTGGAAGCTGTCATCCGTGGGGTAAAGGACATGAAGCCTGAAGACGTAACGCTCCACACTGAATGTGAACTTGGGAAATGGTATTTCGGTGAAGGAAAGACCTACTCATCACTCGATGTTTACCAGGAGATGGGAATCTGGCATGAAAAAATCCATAACATAGCAAAAGAGGTCGTGACCTTGTGTGCCAATGGTGAAAAAGAAAAAGCCCTCCCCCTTTTGGAAGATTTTAAAGAGGCAAGAGTAAAATTATTCGCGACTATAGATTCTATTTATGTGGATTAA
- a CDS encoding lipocalin-like domain-containing protein, with protein sequence MNRCKTYHFFLIFLSGLAAVLLTGCDSSESPERINIAQALSSGSDLGCYSIAQKPANIRLPEDSGAHEAFQTEWWYYTGNLRTQNHQLFGFQLTFFRRALSCKPLKKGSKWRTRQLYFAHLGLTDVSNAKFYSMQRMNRESIGIAGSQAVPFKVWVDDWKVIQTGDTMRLSASESPVALDLFFSHFSQPIFQGNQGLSRKGPNLSNSSYYYSIPRIKTRGVITIGTQPFEIEGFTWLDHEWSTSAMSKDVSGWDWFSAHLDDGRDLMVCRIRNKNGEANGYGFGSLFFPDGSYEILEEQDFTIRPLNKWESQVTKKKYPHKWLITLPEKGIELYATPLVPNQEHTHSFTYWEGAARFKGDKIQGLGYIELTGY encoded by the coding sequence ATGAACAGATGCAAAACATACCATTTTTTTCTTATCTTTTTAAGCGGACTGGCAGCAGTCTTGCTAACCGGATGCGACAGTTCGGAATCTCCTGAGCGGATCAACATTGCCCAGGCCCTGTCATCCGGTTCGGATTTAGGATGCTACAGTATTGCACAAAAACCGGCAAACATAAGGCTTCCGGAAGACAGCGGCGCCCATGAAGCGTTTCAGACCGAGTGGTGGTACTATACAGGAAATTTGAGAACCCAAAACCACCAGCTGTTTGGTTTTCAGCTCACTTTTTTTCGGCGGGCGCTTTCCTGTAAACCGTTAAAAAAAGGATCAAAATGGCGGACCCGACAGCTTTATTTCGCTCATCTGGGTTTAACAGATGTCAGCAATGCCAAATTTTATTCCATGCAGCGGATGAATCGTGAAAGCATCGGTATCGCCGGAAGTCAAGCCGTTCCGTTTAAGGTCTGGGTTGATGATTGGAAAGTAATCCAGACAGGTGATACCATGCGGTTATCCGCTTCTGAAAGTCCGGTGGCGCTTGATCTCTTCTTCAGTCATTTTTCTCAACCCATTTTCCAGGGAAATCAGGGATTGAGCCGAAAAGGGCCGAATCTTTCCAATAGCTCTTATTATTATTCCATCCCCCGTATCAAAACCCGGGGAGTGATCACGATTGGAACCCAACCCTTTGAGATCGAAGGGTTTACATGGCTTGATCATGAATGGAGTACGTCAGCCATGAGCAAAGATGTTTCCGGTTGGGACTGGTTTTCTGCTCATCTGGATGACGGCCGGGATCTTATGGTTTGCCGGATTCGGAACAAGAACGGGGAAGCAAACGGGTATGGATTCGGTAGTCTCTTTTTTCCGGACGGCAGTTATGAAATCCTTGAAGAACAGGATTTCACCATTCGTCCGCTAAACAAATGGGAAAGTCAGGTTACGAAAAAAAAATATCCCCATAAGTGGCTGATCACCCTTCCTGAAAAGGGAATCGAGCTATATGCCACGCCCCTGGTCCCCAATCAGGAGCACACCCATTCATTTACATACTGGGAAGGGGCCGCTCGTTTCAAAGGAGATAAAATCCAGGGACTGGGCTATATTGAATTAACCGGATATTGA
- a CDS encoding FtsX-like permease family protein: MTIGIAIGVAGVIAIDISKTSITKSFELSTSALTSRSTHQIVGSNFTIPQHLFTQLRTQLGIKASAPVITRHVKTDQLGNKTFTLMGIDPFSEIYFRSFETIKGTNSRPMDLSSGRPGVLISRRNARQFNVKLNRPIYLRFGNKEIKAIVAGFIDTGDVNSRNPADGVILTDIATAQELLELGDNITRIDLLLHKDDIDKVRQILPKGVFLVETNKQNQVVRGLSRSFETSLTAFSMLALFMGIFLIYNTVSFSVARRRHINGTLKALGASGRQIFLMVILEVFLFSLIGSILGALLGVGFGKGAVNAVCSTVSDMYFVLTVSQAHISSMTILKGVLAGITASFLASIFPALKASRAIPITLMQRSASERAIQNKIPVFMFTGLLLISCAVMIFKVVALPPAYDFIGVFILFLGSSFLAPGLVLLISWASSGLVKKYGKVLFKMAARNIVRSLSRTSVLIASLMVVVSVFIGIEIMTKSFRASIETWVDGHIGADIHVSSTDELDRRLDFDLLDQIHKLPQVKDLSAYNIHRIYSVVAGEVHIFSYIKDLSEKQWTWTAQRPDKMEPFLEQGWILVSEIFARKHSFNPENGNHVTLETIQGPVRFKVVGVFRDFFMGGGRAVVSRNVMKKYWGLDDITSIQVFLNSTDEIEPTIHMIKKMIPETKMVKVVSGLSIKQSILSVFDKTFVITTALQILTAIVAFTGILNSVMALLIERKKELGILRACGAKSDQVRRLMIMECGINGFVSGVLALPLGVFLAWVLIDIINQRSFGWSYDMVLSMGILLQALLLSVGAAVIAGIIPAFQAGKTNISRALHME, from the coding sequence ATGACCATCGGCATAGCCATTGGTGTAGCAGGGGTGATCGCCATAGACATATCAAAAACGAGCATTACCAAATCCTTTGAACTCTCCACATCAGCCCTGACTTCCCGCAGTACCCACCAGATCGTGGGAAGTAATTTTACGATTCCCCAGCACCTTTTTACACAATTGCGCACCCAATTAGGTATCAAAGCCAGTGCACCCGTGATAACAAGACATGTAAAAACAGATCAGCTGGGAAATAAAACCTTTACCCTGATGGGAATTGATCCCTTCTCTGAAATTTACTTCCGGTCATTTGAAACCATAAAAGGGACTAATTCCAGGCCCATGGACCTGTCTTCCGGCAGACCTGGTGTTCTTATTTCCCGTCGTAATGCCCGGCAGTTCAATGTGAAATTAAATCGTCCCATCTATCTTAGATTCGGAAATAAAGAGATCAAAGCCATTGTTGCCGGATTTATTGATACCGGAGATGTAAATAGCAGAAATCCGGCCGACGGTGTTATTTTAACTGATATTGCAACAGCTCAGGAACTCCTGGAATTGGGTGACAATATTACTCGAATTGATCTCTTACTGCATAAGGATGACATTGATAAAGTCCGGCAGATTCTTCCCAAAGGGGTTTTTCTGGTCGAAACAAATAAACAGAACCAGGTGGTCCGCGGGTTGTCCCGGTCATTTGAAACCAGCTTGACAGCATTTTCAATGCTGGCATTGTTTATGGGGATCTTTTTGATTTATAACACCGTCTCTTTTTCCGTTGCCCGACGACGACACATCAACGGAACCCTGAAAGCCCTTGGCGCAAGTGGCCGGCAGATATTTCTAATGGTGATCCTGGAGGTGTTCTTGTTTTCCCTTATCGGATCCATTCTTGGGGCCCTTCTTGGCGTCGGATTTGGCAAAGGAGCAGTTAATGCTGTCTGCAGCACGGTTTCCGATATGTATTTTGTTCTCACTGTCAGCCAGGCCCATATCAGTTCGATGACCATTTTGAAAGGCGTTCTGGCGGGTATCACAGCCTCGTTCCTGGCTTCAATCTTTCCTGCTTTAAAGGCATCCCGTGCCATTCCCATCACCCTGATGCAGCGGTCTGCGTCTGAACGCGCTATTCAAAATAAGATTCCCGTCTTCATGTTTACAGGCTTGTTACTCATATCCTGTGCGGTTATGATTTTTAAAGTAGTCGCCCTGCCGCCGGCATATGATTTTATCGGGGTTTTTATTCTCTTTCTGGGCAGTTCGTTCCTGGCCCCTGGGCTTGTTCTTCTAATTTCCTGGGCCAGTTCCGGTCTGGTGAAAAAATACGGAAAAGTCCTGTTTAAAATGGCTGCCAGGAATATTGTCAGATCCTTGAGCCGCACCAGCGTATTAATTGCCTCTCTGATGGTGGTGGTCTCAGTATTTATTGGAATAGAAATCATGACCAAAAGCTTCAGGGCATCTATTGAAACATGGGTAGACGGGCATATAGGGGCAGATATCCATGTCTCTTCCACAGATGAGCTGGACAGGAGGCTTGATTTCGATCTTTTGGACCAGATACACAAATTGCCCCAGGTAAAGGATCTGTCTGCCTATAACATTCACCGGATTTATTCCGTGGTCGCCGGTGAAGTCCATATATTCTCATACATTAAGGATCTTTCCGAAAAGCAATGGACATGGACCGCACAGCGGCCCGATAAGATGGAACCCTTTCTTGAACAGGGATGGATACTGGTCTCTGAAATATTCGCCCGGAAACATTCATTTAATCCGGAAAATGGAAACCATGTTACGCTGGAAACAATTCAAGGACCTGTTCGATTCAAGGTCGTTGGTGTGTTCAGGGATTTTTTCATGGGTGGCGGCCGGGCAGTTGTCAGCCGGAATGTAATGAAAAAATACTGGGGACTTGACGATATCACATCCATTCAGGTTTTCTTAAATTCAACGGATGAGATCGAACCAACGATTCATATGATAAAAAAAATGATTCCTGAAACCAAAATGGTTAAAGTGGTCTCCGGCTTGAGCATTAAACAAAGTATCCTTTCCGTTTTTGACAAGACGTTTGTGATAACAACGGCACTTCAGATCCTGACGGCAATTGTTGCCTTTACCGGTATCCTGAATTCCGTTATGGCTCTGTTGATCGAACGAAAAAAAGAGTTGGGAATATTACGGGCATGCGGTGCAAAGTCTGATCAGGTGAGACGACTGATGATTATGGAATGCGGAATAAACGGTTTTGTTTCCGGTGTACTGGCCCTGCCCCTTGGTGTATTCCTTGCCTGGGTTCTGATTGATATCATCAACCAGCGATCCTTTGGGTGGAGCTATGACATGGTCCTGTCAATGGGTATTTTATTGCAGGCCCTGCTTCTTTCTGTTGGCGCTGCTGTCATTGCCGGAATTATTCCGGCCTTTCAAGCCGGTAAAACCAATATCAGCCGTGCGCTGCACATGGAATAG
- a CDS encoding ABC transporter ATP-binding protein, whose translation MNLKLSHIDKSYDDSKTKRVIFKDMSATLVAGKISVIVGKSGVGKSSLLNLISGIDLPDSGTIHVGDLCITDFDDSERTLFRRRRIGFIYQFFNLIPVLSVLENITLVAELDNTPKDIFLPRVMALLETVGLADRKNDFPDTLSGGEQQRVAIVRSLANDPDIILADEPTGNLDSETGLAVLEMITDLVKIHNKTLIMVTHSPEAMGFADHVYAVKDQLLVPQASGLNVL comes from the coding sequence GTGAACCTTAAACTATCCCATATCGATAAATCATACGATGACAGCAAAACAAAACGGGTTATTTTTAAAGATATGAGCGCTACTCTGGTTGCCGGGAAAATTTCCGTGATAGTCGGTAAGAGCGGCGTTGGAAAAAGTTCTCTGCTCAACCTGATCAGCGGTATAGATCTGCCGGACAGCGGCACGATACATGTCGGAGATCTTTGTATCACCGATTTTGACGATTCGGAAAGAACCCTATTCAGACGTCGCCGAATCGGTTTTATTTATCAATTTTTCAACCTGATACCGGTTCTTTCCGTCCTTGAAAACATTACCCTTGTTGCTGAACTGGACAATACACCCAAAGATATATTTTTACCCAGAGTCATGGCGTTGCTTGAAACCGTAGGTCTTGCCGATAGAAAAAATGATTTCCCGGATACCCTTTCAGGCGGTGAACAACAGCGGGTAGCCATTGTCCGCTCACTGGCCAATGACCCGGATATAATCCTGGCAGACGAACCCACCGGAAATCTGGACAGCGAAACAGGACTTGCTGTCCTTGAAATGATCACTGATCTTGTTAAAATTCATAATAAAACCTTGATTATGGTCACCCACAGCCCTGAAGCCATGGGGTTTGCAGATCACGTTTATGCAGTCAAAGATCAGTTGCTGGTTCCACAGGCATCCGGGTTGAATGTATTATAA
- the mutM gene encoding DNA-formamidopyrimidine glycosylase, which yields MPELPEVQTVVDTLGHAGIIGRHIVGVKVNWSKTISDQTPESFTRRIKGLAVTSIWRRGKYIIFDFDSPFSLLIHLRMTGRMLVTSNAEPISKHVQVVLYLSDNRCLHFHDTRKFGRMHLTKRPAAILDRLGPEPLSPKFTARQFQKALLSRDRCLKPLLLDQTFIAGLGNIYVDEALWASKIHPLRISSTLADHEIKMLHRAIRKVLRKGIQNNGTSLGGSKTNFISADHKQGRNQLQLNVFRRTNRPCPRCRNKIKRIIVGQRSSHICETCQSPPHSSTDLVNNDPSANVMH from the coding sequence ATGCCCGAATTACCGGAAGTTCAGACCGTGGTTGACACCCTTGGTCATGCTGGAATTATCGGCAGACATATTGTCGGTGTAAAGGTGAATTGGTCCAAAACCATATCGGATCAAACGCCGGAATCATTTACCCGTCGCATAAAAGGGCTAGCGGTCACTTCTATCTGGCGACGGGGAAAATACATAATTTTCGATTTTGACTCTCCTTTTAGTTTGTTGATTCACTTGCGTATGACAGGGAGAATGCTGGTGACAAGCAATGCTGAACCCATATCAAAACATGTACAGGTTGTGTTATACCTTAGCGACAACCGCTGTCTGCATTTTCATGACACCCGCAAATTCGGCCGCATGCACCTCACGAAGCGTCCTGCCGCAATTCTTGACAGATTGGGGCCAGAGCCCCTGTCCCCCAAATTTACTGCCAGGCAATTTCAAAAGGCGCTGCTGTCTCGTGACCGCTGCCTGAAGCCGCTTTTATTGGATCAAACCTTTATTGCCGGTTTGGGCAACATTTATGTGGATGAGGCCCTGTGGGCATCCAAAATTCATCCCTTGCGCATCTCATCAACCCTGGCCGACCATGAAATCAAAATGCTCCACCGGGCGATTCGAAAGGTGTTGCGCAAAGGTATCCAAAACAATGGAACATCTTTGGGCGGCAGTAAAACCAATTTTATTTCAGCAGACCACAAACAGGGGCGCAACCAGCTTCAATTAAATGTATTCCGACGCACAAACCGGCCCTGCCCAAGATGCCGGAATAAAATTAAACGCATCATTGTCGGCCAGCGAAGCAGCCATATCTGTGAGACCTGTCAATCCCCACCCCATTCATCCACAGACTTGGTCAACAACGATCCATCGGCAAATGTAATGCATTAA
- a CDS encoding LysR family transcriptional regulator, which produces MNKIDWLSLDGKSLRVFLTVIEVGTITGAADKLGITQSAVSHTVEKLREILGDPLFIRAGRTISPTVYAEQMAEKVERILGELKGLVQISLFSPAESEIDLVIAANDFQNSLLLPLFYKQVKKKLKRFTLKVISPHLPSAELLRDKKCDLAIVGFSPDVPDIMQRVLFSMHTVVFYDPSVRDAPKDMKDYLDSGHIGLSFLQNFKGGVDDYLSTQGQRRRVEIFAPNFSSIATYLKGTDMLATLPSLMELTEMTDFAFSSLPFQFASGKMNMIWHQSYQEDEPHKWLRKEMLKVVNSILEK; this is translated from the coding sequence ATGAATAAAATTGATTGGTTGTCTCTGGATGGAAAAAGCCTGCGTGTGTTTCTCACCGTAATAGAAGTCGGCACGATCACAGGTGCTGCAGACAAACTCGGTATTACTCAATCTGCTGTTAGCCATACGGTGGAGAAACTACGAGAGATTTTAGGAGACCCCCTTTTTATCCGGGCAGGAAGAACAATATCCCCGACAGTGTATGCAGAACAGATGGCTGAAAAGGTAGAGCGGATTCTTGGTGAACTCAAAGGCCTTGTACAAATTTCCTTATTTTCACCCGCTGAAAGCGAAATAGACCTGGTTATAGCTGCTAACGATTTTCAGAACAGTTTGCTTCTGCCCCTTTTTTATAAACAGGTTAAAAAAAAATTGAAACGTTTCACTCTTAAAGTTATCTCACCTCATTTGCCCTCGGCTGAACTACTGCGTGACAAGAAATGCGATCTGGCCATTGTTGGATTTAGTCCCGACGTACCAGATATAATGCAACGAGTACTTTTCTCCATGCATACTGTAGTTTTTTATGACCCATCTGTGAGGGATGCACCAAAAGATATGAAGGATTATTTAGATTCTGGACATATAGGGCTCTCATTTCTACAGAATTTTAAGGGCGGGGTGGATGATTATTTGAGTACCCAGGGACAACGTCGCAGAGTTGAAATTTTTGCCCCCAATTTTTCCAGTATTGCAACTTATTTAAAAGGAACAGATATGCTTGCAACTCTGCCATCCTTGATGGAACTTACTGAGATGACTGATTTTGCCTTTTCTTCACTGCCTTTTCAATTTGCGTCGGGAAAAATGAATATGATCTGGCATCAATCCTATCAGGAGGACGAACCACACAAATGGCTGAGAAAAGAGATGCTCAAAGTCGTTAATTCCATTCTTGAGAAATAA
- a CDS encoding 4Fe-4S dicluster domain-containing protein has protein sequence MNKTININMNKCDGDGICLTNCPNQVFELREITTDEYDSLNFLGKFKTKIKGRVKSFAVNFENCVECGLCIEKCHERAIQFI, from the coding sequence ATGAATAAAACAATAAATATCAACATGAATAAATGCGACGGGGATGGCATTTGTTTAACCAATTGTCCAAACCAAGTTTTTGAACTTAGAGAAATAACAACAGATGAGTATGATTCCCTTAACTTCCTGGGGAAATTCAAAACAAAGATCAAAGGACGTGTGAAATCCTTTGCGGTTAATTTCGAAAATTGTGTGGAATGCGGTCTGTGCATTGAAAAATGCCATGAACGAGCGATTCAATTCATTTAA